The following are encoded together in the Cicer arietinum cultivar CDC Frontier isolate Library 1 chromosome 2, Cicar.CDCFrontier_v2.0, whole genome shotgun sequence genome:
- the LOC105851669 gene encoding vesicle transport protein GOT1-like produces the protein MDFFDTTDHEKYGLGLTGVGILFSLLGIIFSKILAAMGNALFICGVPLIIGLNSTMSLLMKPSNFKGIIFYAIGLFLVVIVGWPFWGMIMEGYGFFLLSSGFWPTIAGFLLKIIALGQFLQQKFFRLPRKSPSVDLVESSRANELATQMLGISITEARGNAILQEQRLAHEQDLLRLLDQLQANKDLLSNSRGMDSEAVAEEIAFIEANVAIKIQTIAEIYSQLNSHG, from the exons ATGGATTTCTTTGATACGACTGATCATGAAA AGTATGGATTAGGATTAACTGGCGTTGGCATACTTTTCTCTTTACTTGGGATTATCTTCAGCAAGATATTGGCTGCCATGGGAAAT GCCCTCTTTATTTGTGGAGTTCCCTTAATCATTGGACTGAATTCCACTATGTCATTGTTAATGAAACCAAGTAATTTTAAg GGAATAATCTTCTATGCTATCGGGCTCTTCTTGGTTGTCATTGTGGGATGGCCTTTTTGGGGCATGATTATGGAGGGTTATGGGTTCTTCTTACTGTCGAG TGGTTTCTGGCCTACTATAGCTGGTTTTTTACTGAAGATTATTGCTCTTGGTCAGTTCCTTCAACAGAAATTTTTCCGATTG CCGAGGAAGTCGCCGTCCGTGGATTTAGTTGAATCTTCTAGAGCAAATGA ACTTGCTACTCAGATGCTAGGTATTTCAATCACGGAG GCTAGAGGCAATGCAATTTTGCAGGAGCAGCGGTTGGCACATGAACAAGAT CTTTTAAGGTTGCTAGATCAGTTGCAAGCTAATAAGGATCTACTTTCCAATTCACGTGGCATGGATTCTgag GCTGTGGCAGAGGAGATTGCATTTATTGAAGCTAATGTGGCCATTAAGATTCAAACAATTGCAGAAATTTACAGTCAACTTAATTCACATGGTTGA
- the LOC140919470 gene encoding uncharacterized protein, with protein sequence MGDRLGDGHRILTLGKCEGVPLVLGNITITVEAYLLGFTGADLILGVVWLETLGKVTMDWKEMSMVFNHGGPPVHLQGLSTKGRAATLQSVIRNDREADGGGWSTSMEVGGGQIHRGQSEDLQQVLSQYAAVFKEIEGLPPLRNTSHVIFLQHGAGPISVRPYRYPHYQKDEIEKQINTLLQKGVIRNNTSSFSSPVILVKKKDSLWRMCVDYRGLNKRQVEYLGHVISEQGVTVDPSKAAAETAFEQLNVAVTSAPVLALPNFELPFEIECDATGKGVRAVLKFVVYSDQKSLRHLIQQRITTAITTKLLGFDFEVVYKQGGQLQQEVLQHPVLKRITKAIRNYPRSKPGYVLRVGILFYKDRLVIPAYSPLIEELLKEFHSSPNGGHLGFLRTYRRMAGTLYWHGMMKRVQEFVNACDTCQRQKYDATTPSGLLQPLPIPVLIWSEISMDFITSLSKSNGYEAILVVVDRPSKYSHFIPLKHPFTARSIATIFVKEVIRLHGIPELILSDRDPLFVSIFWKKLFKLLGTVLKMSSAYHPQTNGQTEVINRCLEDICVVLWLTNLSLGLTGLHGQNCGTTPLFMKPPVLVHYLEGETRVEAVAQELRDQDEALRQLKYNLTKTHEYMKYYADKKRKDVQFAVGD encoded by the exons ATGGGTGATCGATTGGGAGACGGTCACCGTATCTTGACATTGGGAAAATGTGAAGGGGTGCCCTTGGTGTTGGGAAATATCACAATTACTGTTGAAGCTTATTTGTTGGGTTTTACTGGAGCTGATTTGATTTTAGGTGTGGTGTGGTTGGAAACCTTGGGAAAGGTCACTATGGATTGGAAGGAGATGTCCATGGTATTCAATCATGGAGGGCCTCCAGTTCACTTGCAAGGCCTGTCTACAAAGGGCAGGGCAGCAACTCTGCAAAGCGTGATCAGGAATGATAGAGAAGCTGATGGTGGGGGATGGTCTACCTCTATGGAGGTTGGTGGAGGACAAATACATAGGGGGCAATCCGAAGATTTACAGCAAGTGTTGAGTCAATATGCTGCAGTGTTTAAGGAGATCGAAGGCCTTCCTCCTCTGAGGAACACTTCGCATGTCATTTTTTTACAGCATGGTGCGGGACCGATCAGTGTGAGACCTTACAGGTATCCACACTACCAAAAAGATGAGATAGAGAAGCAAATTAACACACTGCTCCAAAAAGGGGTAATTCGCAACAACACTAGTTCTTTCTCTAGTCCGGTCATTTTAGTAAAAAAGAAGGATAGTTTGTGGCGTATGTGTGTCGACTATCGTGGTTTAAACAAG CGACAGGTGGAATATTTGGGCCATGTAATTTCAGAGCAAGGTGTGACAGTTGACCCCTCGAAG GCAGCTGCTGAGACTGCATTTGAGCAACTGAATGTAGCTGTCACTTCTGCACCAGTTTTAGCACTTCCAAATTTTGAACttccttttgaaattgaatgtgaTGCCACTGGAAAAGGGGTCCGTGCTGTGCT GAAGTTTGTTGTTTACTCTGACCAAAAAAGCTTGAGGCATTTGATTCAACAACGGATCACTACGGCCATCACAACAAAATTGTTGGGCTTTGATTTTGAAGTAGTATATAAG CAAGGGGGACAGTTGCAGCAAGAGGTGCTCCAGCATCCAGTGTTAAAGAGAATTACTAAGGCTATCCGAAACTATCCGAGATCTAAACCAggatatgttttgagagtaggTATCCTTTTTTACAAGGACAGATTGGTGATTCCTGCTTATTCACCACTTATTGAGGAGTTATTGAAGGAATTCCATTCTTCTCCTAATGGGGGACACCTGGGGTTTCTTCGTACATATAGGAGGATGGCGGGAACGTTGTATTGGCATGGTATGATGAAGAGGGTGCAGGAATTTGTCAATGcttgtgatacttgtcaacgtcAGAAATATGATGCAACCACTCCAAGCGGCTTGCTGCAGCCACTTCCCATTCCAGTGTTGATTTGGAGTGAAATCTCGATGGATTTCATTACTAGCCTGTCGAAGAGTAATGGTTATGAAGCTAttttggtggtggtggatcgGCCATCTAAGTATAGTCATTTTATTCCTCTTAAACATCCATTCACAGCCCGTTCCATTGCAACTATTTTTGTGAAGGAAGTGATACGGTTACATGGCATTCCGGAGTTGATTCTTAGCGACCGCGACCCGTTGTTTGTGAGTATTTTCTGGAAGAAGTTGTTTAAATTGTTGGGGACAGTGTTGAAGATGTCATCAGCTTATCATCCCCAAACGAACGGACAAACAGAGGTGATTAATCGTTGTTTGGAGGATATCTGCGTTGTTTTGTGGCTGACCAACCTAAGTCTTGGTCTCACTGGGTTACATGGGCAGAACTGTGGTACAACACCACTTTTCAT GAAACCACCAGTGTTGGTGCATTACCTTGAGGGAGAAACAAGGGTGGAGGCGGTGGCACAAGAGCTCAGAGATCAAGATGAAGCACTGCGTCAATTAAAGTATAACCTCACAAAGACTCATGAGTACATGAAATATTATGCGGATAAGAAGAGAAAGGATGTGCAGTTTGCTGTTGGAGATTGA
- the LOC101500492 gene encoding rho GTPase-activating protein 7-like isoform X2, with the protein MSAPLAAFERPRHGASNTVFKSGPLFISSKGIGWKSWKKRWFILTRTSLVFFKNDPSALPQRGGEVNLTLGGIDLNNSGSVVVREDKKLLTVLFPDGRDGRAFTLKAETSEDLFEWKTALEQALAQAPSAALVMGHNGIFRNDATDSIEGSFHQWRDKRPVKSLVVGRPILLALEDIDGGPSFLEKALRFLEKYGTKVEGILRQSADVEEVDRRVQEYEQGKVEFDAEEDAHVVGDCVKHVLRELPSSPVPASCCTALLEAYKIDRKEARINAMRCAILETFPEPNRRLLQRILKMMHTVASHCNENRMTASAVAACMAPLLLRPLLAGECELEDEFDGSGDSSAQLLAAANAANNAQAIITTLLEEYENVFDEENIQRCSISADSRVENSGTEDSTDDDNIDVKGNGYHDAENEVDQETDEDVERVHSGKLSESSGYAGSDLYDYKAFGGDDSDVGSSTSNHAKAENSNTKAVLSEDKSKQRKGNENSVDEKDSPNVLPSAESYRSMGDILSSMDASNHLPVPVIEPGSGKQTGKASSTSFSSKRSTFWGRSNPRKSPSVESVDSSGEEELAIQRLEIAKNDLQHRIAKEARGNAILQASLERRKQALHERRLALEQDVSRLQEQLQAERDLRAALEVGLSMSSGQISNSRGMDSKTKAELEEIALAEADVARLKQKVAELHHQLNQQRQHHYGSITDVGDRYQHAQNLPQPRFLQQDFDSTLAFCNHERKQRTEEGVLGSDWRNIKGQVLASGNGSSRQPSRKPFVDSSPSDSKSTEASTSMSVDELGVVDSGSLPSTSRAAEVTDYTRHPSVASSTLVELTTRLDFFKERRSQLMEQLHNLDLNYGSTNSQDLVYKPSSPSWS; encoded by the exons ATGTCTGCTCCTTTAGCTGCTTTTGAGAGACCGAGACATGGGGCTTCTAATACG GTTTTCAAAAGTGGCCCACTTTTCATATCTTCCAAAG GAATAGGCTGGAAGTCTTGGAAGAAGCGGTGGTTTATACTCACGCGCACATCAttagtttttttcaaaaatgatCCT AGTGCCCTTCCACAACGAGGTGGGGAAGTCAACTTGACATTGGGCGGTATTGACTTAAACAATTCGGGAAG TGTTGTTGTTAGAGAAGACAAAAAGCTGCTTACAGTATTATTTCCAGATGGGCGCGATGGTCGAGCATTCACCCTTAAG GCGGAGACTTCAGAAGACTTGTTTGAATGGAAGACGGCTCTTGAACAAGCTCTTGCACAAGCACCGAGTGCTGCCCTTGTTATGGGACACAATGGAATTTTCAGGAATGATGCAACTGATTCTATTGAAGGGTCTTTCCATCAAT GGAGAGACAAGCGACCGGTTAAGTCTTTGGTTGTTGGAAGACCAATTCTGCTAGCACTGGAAGATATTGATGGAGGGCCATCGTTCCTAGAAAAAGCTCTTCGGTTTCTAGAGAAGTATG GAACTAAAGTTGAAGGAATACTAAGGCAGTCTGCAGATGTTGAGGAAGTAGACCGGAGAGTTCAAGAATATGAGCAAG GAAAGGTTGAGTTTGATGCAGAGGAAGATGCCCATGTTGTTGGTGACTGTGTTAAG CATGTTCTAAGGGAGCTTCCCTCCTCTCCGGTTCCAGCTTCATGCTGTACTGCTTTGTTGGAGGCTTATA AAATTGATCGCAAGGAAGCTAGGATTAATGCAATGCGCTGTGCTATATTGGAGACCTTTCCGGAGCCAAATCGGCGTTTGTTACAAAg AATTTTGAAGATGATGCACACGGTTGCTTCTCATTGTAACGAGAATAGGATGACTGCTTCTGCTGTTGCTGCTTGCATGGCTCCCTTGCTTTTACGACCTCTCTTAGCTGGAGAATGTGAACTGGAGGATGAATTTGATGGTAGTGGTGATAGTTCAGCTCAGCTTCTTGCCGCCGCTAATGCCGCAAATAACGCTCAAGCAATTATTACCACCTTGTTGGAGGAGTATGAGAATGTATTTGAT GAAGAAAATATACAGAGATGTTCTATTTCAGCTGATTCTAGGGTTGAAAACAGCGGGACCGAAGATTCGACCGATGACGACAATATAGATGTGAAAGGAAATGGTTACCATGATGCAGAGAATGAAGTTGATCAAGAGACAGATGAAGATGTTGAACGTGTTCACAGCGGAAAATTAAGTGAAAGTAGTGGTTATGCTGGTAGCGATCTTTATGATTACAAG GCATTTGGAGGAGACGATTCCGATGTTGGGTCCTCGACTAGTAATCATGCTAAGGCTGAAAATTCAAATACGAAGGCTGTTCTATCTGAGGATAAAAGCAAGCAAAGAAAGGGCAATGAAAACTCGGTTGATGAGAAGGATTCACCTAATGTGTTGCCTTCTGCAGAATCTTACCGTTCTATGGGTGATATTTTATCTTCAATGGACGCTAGCAACCATTTACCAGTGCCTGTGATTGAGCCAGGTTCTGGAAAGCAAACCGGTAAAGCTAGTAGCACAAGCTTCAGTTCTAAGCGGTCAACATTCTGGGGAAGGAGCAAT CCGAGGAAGTCACCGTCGGTGGAATCAGTCGATTCTTCTGGAGAAGAGGA GCTTGCTATTCAGAGGCTAGAGATTGCGAAAAATGATTTGCAACACAGAATCGCAAAGGAG GCCAGAGGCAATGCAATTTTACAAGCAAGCTTAGAGAGAAGGAAACAAGCTTTGCACGAGCGGCGCTTGGCACTTGAACAAGAT GTTTCAAGGTTGCAAGAACAGTTGCAAGCTGAGAGGGATCTTAGAGCTGCATTGGAAGTTGGTTTGAGCATGTCTTCAGGACAAATTTCCAATTCACGCGGCATGGATTCCAAG ACAAAGGCTGAGCTAGAAGAGATTGCACTTGCTGAAGCTGATGTGGCTAGGTTGAAGCAAAAGGTTGCGGAACTTCACCATCAACTTAATCAGCAAAGACAACATCACTATGGTTCAATTACTGATGTTGGCGATCGATACCAGCATGCTCAAAATCTTCCTCAGCC GAGATTTCTTCAGCAAGATTTTGATTCAACCCTTGCCTTCTGTAACCATGAAAGGAAACAAAGGACTGAG GAGGGTGTGTTAGGCTCTGATTGGAGAAATATCAAAGGACAAGTGTTGGCTTCTGGTAATGGTAGTAGTAGGCAGCCTTCTCGGAAACCATTTGTAGACTCGAGTCCTAGTGATTCTAAAAGCACCGAGGCATCGACAAGCATGTCGGTAGATGAGCTTGGCGTTGTTGATTCTGGCTCATTGCCTTCTACCTCAAGGGCAGCAGAG GTGACAGATTATACAAGACATCCATCTGTAGCATCTTCAACATTAGTAGAGTTAACGACCCGTCTCGATTTTTTCAAGGAAAGGCGTTCGCAGTTGATGGAACAGCTCCATAACCTTGATTTGAACTATGGTTCTACAAATTCCCAAGACTTGGTCTATAAACCATCATCACCATCATGGAGTTGA
- the LOC101500492 gene encoding rho GTPase-activating protein 7-like isoform X1: protein MSAPLAAFERPRHGASNTVFKSGPLFISSKGIGWKSWKKRWFILTRTSLVFFKNDPSALPQRGGEVNLTLGGIDLNNSGSVVVREDKKLLTVLFPDGRDGRAFTLKAETSEDLFEWKTALEQALAQAPSAALVMGHNGIFRNDATDSIEGSFHQWRDKRPVKSLVVGRPILLALEDIDGGPSFLEKALRFLEKYGTKVEGILRQSADVEEVDRRVQEYEQGKVEFDAEEDAHVVGDCVKHVLRELPSSPVPASCCTALLEAYKIDRKEARINAMRCAILETFPEPNRRLLQRILKMMHTVASHCNENRMTASAVAACMAPLLLRPLLAGECELEDEFDGSGDSSAQLLAAANAANNAQAIITTLLEEYENVFDEENIQRCSISADSRVENSGTEDSTDDDNIDVKGNGYHDAENEVDQETDEDVERVHSGKLSESSGYAGSDLYDYKAFGGDDSDVGSSTSNHAKAENSNTKAVLSEDKSKQRKGNENSVDEKDSPNVLPSAESYRSMGDILSSMDASNHLPVPVIEPGSGKQTGKASSTSFSSKRSTFWGRSNPRKSPSVESVDSSGEEELAIQRLEIAKNDLQHRIAKEARGNAILQASLERRKQALHERRLALEQDVSRLQEQLQAERDLRAALEVGLSMSSGQISNSRGMDSKTKAELEEIALAEADVARLKQKVAELHHQLNQQRQHHYGSITDVGDRYQHAQNLPQPRFLQQDFDSTLAFCNHERKQRTEVKLGFSFQQEGVLGSDWRNIKGQVLASGNGSSRQPSRKPFVDSSPSDSKSTEASTSMSVDELGVVDSGSLPSTSRAAEVTDYTRHPSVASSTLVELTTRLDFFKERRSQLMEQLHNLDLNYGSTNSQDLVYKPSSPSWS, encoded by the exons ATGTCTGCTCCTTTAGCTGCTTTTGAGAGACCGAGACATGGGGCTTCTAATACG GTTTTCAAAAGTGGCCCACTTTTCATATCTTCCAAAG GAATAGGCTGGAAGTCTTGGAAGAAGCGGTGGTTTATACTCACGCGCACATCAttagtttttttcaaaaatgatCCT AGTGCCCTTCCACAACGAGGTGGGGAAGTCAACTTGACATTGGGCGGTATTGACTTAAACAATTCGGGAAG TGTTGTTGTTAGAGAAGACAAAAAGCTGCTTACAGTATTATTTCCAGATGGGCGCGATGGTCGAGCATTCACCCTTAAG GCGGAGACTTCAGAAGACTTGTTTGAATGGAAGACGGCTCTTGAACAAGCTCTTGCACAAGCACCGAGTGCTGCCCTTGTTATGGGACACAATGGAATTTTCAGGAATGATGCAACTGATTCTATTGAAGGGTCTTTCCATCAAT GGAGAGACAAGCGACCGGTTAAGTCTTTGGTTGTTGGAAGACCAATTCTGCTAGCACTGGAAGATATTGATGGAGGGCCATCGTTCCTAGAAAAAGCTCTTCGGTTTCTAGAGAAGTATG GAACTAAAGTTGAAGGAATACTAAGGCAGTCTGCAGATGTTGAGGAAGTAGACCGGAGAGTTCAAGAATATGAGCAAG GAAAGGTTGAGTTTGATGCAGAGGAAGATGCCCATGTTGTTGGTGACTGTGTTAAG CATGTTCTAAGGGAGCTTCCCTCCTCTCCGGTTCCAGCTTCATGCTGTACTGCTTTGTTGGAGGCTTATA AAATTGATCGCAAGGAAGCTAGGATTAATGCAATGCGCTGTGCTATATTGGAGACCTTTCCGGAGCCAAATCGGCGTTTGTTACAAAg AATTTTGAAGATGATGCACACGGTTGCTTCTCATTGTAACGAGAATAGGATGACTGCTTCTGCTGTTGCTGCTTGCATGGCTCCCTTGCTTTTACGACCTCTCTTAGCTGGAGAATGTGAACTGGAGGATGAATTTGATGGTAGTGGTGATAGTTCAGCTCAGCTTCTTGCCGCCGCTAATGCCGCAAATAACGCTCAAGCAATTATTACCACCTTGTTGGAGGAGTATGAGAATGTATTTGAT GAAGAAAATATACAGAGATGTTCTATTTCAGCTGATTCTAGGGTTGAAAACAGCGGGACCGAAGATTCGACCGATGACGACAATATAGATGTGAAAGGAAATGGTTACCATGATGCAGAGAATGAAGTTGATCAAGAGACAGATGAAGATGTTGAACGTGTTCACAGCGGAAAATTAAGTGAAAGTAGTGGTTATGCTGGTAGCGATCTTTATGATTACAAG GCATTTGGAGGAGACGATTCCGATGTTGGGTCCTCGACTAGTAATCATGCTAAGGCTGAAAATTCAAATACGAAGGCTGTTCTATCTGAGGATAAAAGCAAGCAAAGAAAGGGCAATGAAAACTCGGTTGATGAGAAGGATTCACCTAATGTGTTGCCTTCTGCAGAATCTTACCGTTCTATGGGTGATATTTTATCTTCAATGGACGCTAGCAACCATTTACCAGTGCCTGTGATTGAGCCAGGTTCTGGAAAGCAAACCGGTAAAGCTAGTAGCACAAGCTTCAGTTCTAAGCGGTCAACATTCTGGGGAAGGAGCAAT CCGAGGAAGTCACCGTCGGTGGAATCAGTCGATTCTTCTGGAGAAGAGGA GCTTGCTATTCAGAGGCTAGAGATTGCGAAAAATGATTTGCAACACAGAATCGCAAAGGAG GCCAGAGGCAATGCAATTTTACAAGCAAGCTTAGAGAGAAGGAAACAAGCTTTGCACGAGCGGCGCTTGGCACTTGAACAAGAT GTTTCAAGGTTGCAAGAACAGTTGCAAGCTGAGAGGGATCTTAGAGCTGCATTGGAAGTTGGTTTGAGCATGTCTTCAGGACAAATTTCCAATTCACGCGGCATGGATTCCAAG ACAAAGGCTGAGCTAGAAGAGATTGCACTTGCTGAAGCTGATGTGGCTAGGTTGAAGCAAAAGGTTGCGGAACTTCACCATCAACTTAATCAGCAAAGACAACATCACTATGGTTCAATTACTGATGTTGGCGATCGATACCAGCATGCTCAAAATCTTCCTCAGCC GAGATTTCTTCAGCAAGATTTTGATTCAACCCTTGCCTTCTGTAACCATGAAAGGAAACAAAGGACTGAG GTAAAACTTGGCTTTTCATTTCAACAGGAGGGTGTGTTAGGCTCTGATTGGAGAAATATCAAAGGACAAGTGTTGGCTTCTGGTAATGGTAGTAGTAGGCAGCCTTCTCGGAAACCATTTGTAGACTCGAGTCCTAGTGATTCTAAAAGCACCGAGGCATCGACAAGCATGTCGGTAGATGAGCTTGGCGTTGTTGATTCTGGCTCATTGCCTTCTACCTCAAGGGCAGCAGAG GTGACAGATTATACAAGACATCCATCTGTAGCATCTTCAACATTAGTAGAGTTAACGACCCGTCTCGATTTTTTCAAGGAAAGGCGTTCGCAGTTGATGGAACAGCTCCATAACCTTGATTTGAACTATGGTTCTACAAATTCCCAAGACTTGGTCTATAAACCATCATCACCATCATGGAGTTGA
- the LOC101501023 gene encoding vesicle-associated membrane protein 711-like produces MGVLYALVARGTVVLAEFTGTTTNASTIAKQILEKIPGNNDTHVSYSQDRYIFHVKRTDGLTVLCMADDTAGRRIPFAFLEEIHQRFVRTYGRAVLSAQAYGMNDEFSRVLSQQMEYYSNDPNADRINRLKGEMSQVRNVMIENIDKVLDRGDRLELLVDKAANMQGNTIRFRKQARRFRSTVWWKNVKLMIALIVILLVIVYAVMAFVCHGPALPSCF; encoded by the exons ATGGGTGTACTCTACGCGCTGGTGGCACGAGGCACGGTGGTGCTAGCGGAGTTCACCGGAACCACCACAAACGCCAGCACAATCGCCAAACAAATTCTCGAGAAGATTCCCGGTAACAACGACACTCACGTTTCTTACTCTCAAGATCGTTACATCTTCCACGTCAAACGCACCGATGGACTCACCGTTCTTTGTATGGCGGATGACACCGCCGGCAGGAGAATTCCGTTTGCGTTTCTGGAGGAAATCCATCAGAGGTTTGTTAGGACTTATGGACGCGCTGTTCTTTCTGCTCAGGCTTATGGAATGAACGACGAGTTTTCAAGGGTTTTGAGTCAGCAAATGGAGTACTATTCTAATGATCCTAACGCTGATAGGATTAATCGTCTCAAAGGTGAAATGTCTCAG GTACGAAATGTCATGATAGAAAATATTGACAAGGTTTTGGATAGAGGTGATAGATTGGAATTGCTGGTGGATAAAGCTGCTAATATGCAAGGAAACACAATTCGCTTCAGGAAGCAAGCTCGTCGTTTTAGAAGCACTGTCTGGTGGAAAAATGTCAAGCTCAT GATCGCTCTTATAGTCATCCTACTTGTAATAGTTTATGCTGTGATGGCTTTTGTTTGCCATGGACCAGCACTACCGTCTTGCTTCTAG